One Dissulfuribacter thermophilus DNA window includes the following coding sequences:
- a CDS encoding radical SAM protein translates to MKSQTGLKVRTVQFKPNSRNLFFHILTQCNLRCKHCYINQDAQGKEILDSETIFNWLKIFANRAVSFEEIPLEGNFRFKGKFRLPHEHVAEQTNVIFLGGEPTLNPALPEAIRYARDLGFRSITVDTNGYLFHDFLNKVTPGLVDNICFSLDGSTPQTNDPIRGHGAFERCTQGIREAISGGFNVSVIFTVSMLNIHDLARMPHLLQELGVENFFIQVVGIRGRPAKEGDYGLQVGRTLWEEVVPKVAKEAASLGITVTYPKVYLGKNEDFSCAGVDGENYFVFPNGRVYICPLCEDLAVHSFEIKDNVLKLRPPITELDLIALNIPEGCVMNKILHPENIPYGESGEVLAKVACCMLKEEVRPG, encoded by the coding sequence TTGAAATCACAAACTGGCCTAAAGGTCCGGACTGTTCAGTTTAAACCCAATTCCAGGAACCTATTCTTCCACATCCTGACCCAGTGCAATCTACGCTGTAAACATTGTTACATCAATCAAGATGCCCAGGGAAAAGAGATATTAGATAGTGAAACTATATTTAATTGGTTAAAGATATTTGCAAATAGAGCTGTAAGTTTTGAAGAAATACCTTTAGAAGGGAATTTTAGATTTAAGGGGAAATTTAGGTTACCCCATGAACACGTTGCCGAACAGACTAACGTGATCTTTCTAGGAGGTGAACCTACTCTTAATCCCGCCTTGCCTGAGGCAATCAGGTATGCACGTGACCTAGGTTTTAGATCTATTACAGTGGATACAAACGGTTATCTGTTCCATGATTTTCTCAATAAGGTGACCCCTGGACTCGTGGATAATATTTGTTTCAGTCTTGATGGTAGCACTCCTCAAACTAATGATCCCATAAGGGGCCATGGGGCATTTGAACGGTGTACTCAGGGGATCAGAGAGGCCATTTCAGGCGGCTTTAATGTCAGCGTGATATTTACTGTAAGCATGTTAAACATCCATGACCTTGCAAGGATGCCACACCTTTTGCAGGAACTAGGAGTGGAGAATTTCTTTATCCAGGTAGTGGGGATAAGGGGGCGGCCAGCAAAAGAAGGAGACTATGGCCTTCAAGTTGGAAGGACTCTTTGGGAAGAAGTGGTACCAAAAGTTGCAAAGGAGGCTGCTTCCCTTGGGATTACAGTTACCTATCCTAAGGTCTATTTAGGTAAGAACGAAGATTTTTCATGTGCTGGTGTCGACGGCGAAAACTATTTTGTGTTTCCAAATGGTAGGGTATACATCTGTCCACTCTGTGAGGATCTTGCTGTTCATTCATTTGAAATCAAGGACAATGTGCTGAAACTTCGTCCCCCTATTACGGAGTTAGACCTCATTGCCCTAAATATCCCTGAGGGGTGCGTGATGAATAAAATACTTCATCCAGAGAATATCCCCTATGGAGAATCTGGTGAAGTATTGGCAAAGGTCGCCTGCTGTATGCTCAAGGAAGAGGTGAGGCCAGGATGA